A genomic segment from Stenotrophomonas maltophilia encodes:
- the arfB gene encoding alternative ribosome rescue aminoacyl-tRNA hydrolase ArfB, with amino-acid sequence MGSGPVTISAQLEIPDGEIVERFVRASGAGGQNVNKVSTAVELRFDVANSPSLPEPLRTRLLARRDRRMTGEGVLVIDAQRFRTQDRNREDARERLAAFIQAGLSVPKPRKATKPTLGSKLRRLDAKRGRAQIKRGRSSRDWE; translated from the coding sequence ATGGGCAGTGGACCGGTCACCATCAGCGCGCAGCTTGAAATCCCCGACGGCGAGATCGTCGAGCGGTTCGTGCGTGCCAGTGGCGCCGGTGGCCAGAACGTCAACAAGGTTTCCACCGCGGTGGAACTGCGTTTCGACGTGGCCAACTCGCCCTCGTTGCCCGAACCGTTGCGCACGCGCCTGCTGGCGCGGCGTGACCGGCGCATGACCGGCGAAGGCGTGCTGGTCATCGACGCGCAACGATTCCGCACCCAGGATCGCAATCGCGAGGATGCGCGCGAGCGGCTGGCGGCCTTCATCCAGGCCGGGCTGAGCGTGCCCAAACCGCGCAAGGCCACCAAGCCGACCCTCGGGTCGAAACTGCGTCGTCTGGACGCCAAACGCGGGCGCGCGCAGATCAAGCGCGGGCGCTCATCACGTGACTGGGAGTGA
- a CDS encoding DUF2059 domain-containing protein has product MYRRKPRMTRFAPALPSLLRRAALLLALAVASVPALAAPPTDGDINRLLSASRAQSMIDTMVPQIEAMQQQQFQQVAAQRQLTAQQQEQLKRIQARTSQTLRQAMSWQQLRPMYVDLYKKTFSKEDVLAMAEFYESAAGQSLLDKTPALMQNVMVAIQARMQPLFADLQKDLEAIVNEPEKK; this is encoded by the coding sequence ATGTACCGCAGGAAGCCCCGCATGACCCGCTTCGCACCCGCCCTGCCGTCCCTGCTGCGCCGCGCCGCCCTGCTGCTGGCACTGGCCGTAGCCAGCGTCCCGGCCCTGGCCGCCCCGCCGACCGACGGCGACATCAACCGCCTGCTGTCGGCCTCGCGCGCGCAGAGCATGATCGACACCATGGTGCCGCAGATCGAAGCCATGCAGCAGCAGCAGTTCCAGCAGGTGGCTGCGCAGCGCCAGCTCACTGCCCAGCAGCAGGAACAGCTGAAGCGGATCCAGGCACGGACCAGCCAGACCCTGCGCCAGGCCATGTCCTGGCAGCAGCTGCGGCCGATGTACGTGGACCTGTACAAGAAGACCTTCAGCAAGGAAGACGTGCTGGCGATGGCCGAGTTCTACGAGAGCGCCGCCGGCCAGAGCCTGCTGGACAAGACCCCGGCCCTGATGCAGAACGTGATGGTGGCGATCCAGGCCCGCATGCAGCCGCTGTTCGCGGACCTGCAGAAGGACCTGGAAGCGATCGTCAACGAGCCGGAAAAGAAATGA
- a CDS encoding lysophospholipid acyltransferase family protein: protein MPQVKPNAFLRWLARCTLRMGGWKVTGTLPDIPRLVFIIAPHSSNWDGLWGMAAKIALGMKVKVLGKASLFWWPLGPLLHKLGVIPLDRSSPQGTVGQAVDLLRNNEKMWFAITPEGTRKAVKDWKAGFLKIARMADVPILAAYFHYPEKTIGIGPVFTPTGDDAADMAAIREFYRPWIGKTRGTV from the coding sequence ATGCCACAGGTCAAACCCAATGCCTTCCTGCGCTGGCTGGCGCGCTGCACCCTGCGCATGGGTGGCTGGAAGGTGACCGGCACACTGCCTGACATCCCCAGGCTGGTCTTCATCATCGCCCCGCATTCGTCCAACTGGGACGGCCTGTGGGGCATGGCGGCGAAGATCGCGCTGGGCATGAAGGTGAAGGTGCTGGGCAAGGCATCGCTGTTCTGGTGGCCGCTGGGCCCGCTGCTGCACAAGCTGGGCGTGATCCCGCTCGATCGCAGCTCGCCGCAGGGCACGGTGGGCCAGGCGGTGGACCTGCTGCGCAACAACGAGAAGATGTGGTTCGCCATCACGCCCGAGGGCACCCGCAAGGCGGTGAAGGACTGGAAGGCCGGCTTCCTGAAGATCGCCCGGATGGCCGACGTGCCGATCCTGGCCGCGTATTTCCACTACCCCGAAAAGACCATCGGCATCGGCCCGGTGTTCACGCCGACCGGTGATGACGCTGCCGACATGGCCGCCATCCGCGAGTTCTACCGGCCGTGGATCGGCAAGACCCGCGGCACGGTCTGA